In Nicotiana tabacum cultivar K326 chromosome 2, ASM71507v2, whole genome shotgun sequence, the following proteins share a genomic window:
- the LOC107775225 gene encoding transcription factor MYBS3-like, with protein sequence MGRKCSHCGKIGHNSRTCSSFKVGAISCGLRLFGVQVVDISASSSSAYDVQLKKSLSLDCLSSPPPTVSSSSEKTTSCTNIGSLSDCLLGQVHQDRRKGVAWTEEEHRTFLVGLEKLGKGDWRGISRNFVTTRTPTQVASHAQKYFLRLSTHYHLNNNKRRSSLFDLVRSNNKNHHETSPDFANSTHSLTSLKEVCQETSRPSLLMDLNSSGEDIATKDHQHCKNTQQPLWPYEFLASHQMVSSSPITMSISPVAVALDLELSLAAPRNADKNKPNTFLIGPIPVT encoded by the exons ATGGGGAGAAAGTGTTCACATTGTGGGAAGATAGGTCATAATTCAAGAACTTGCAGCAGTTTCAAAGTAGGTGCTATTAGTTGTGGATTAAGACTCTTTGGAGTGCAAGTAGTTGACATCTCTGCTTCATCTTCATCTGCTTATGATGTTCAGTTGAAGAAAAGTTTAAGCTTAGATTGCTTATCTTCGCCTCCACCTACTGTCTCATCATCATCTGAAAAGACTACTAGTTGCACAAATATTGGTTCTCTCTCTGATTGTCTCTTAGGTCAAGTTCATCAAGATAGAAGGAAAG GAGTTGCATGGACAGAGGAGGAACACAGAACATTCTTAGTGGGACTAGAGAAGCTAGGTAAAGGAGATTGGAGAGGAATTTCAAGGAACTTTGTGACAACAAGGACTCCAACCCAAGTTGCTAGTCATGCTCAGAAGTATTTCCTCAGACTATCAACTCATTATCATCTCAACAATAACAAGCGCCGTTCCAGCCTCTTTGACTTG GTAAGGAGCAACAACAAGAACCATCATGAAACTAGTCCAGACTTTGCAAATTCTACTCATTCTCTGACAAGCTTAAAAGAAGTTTGCCAAGAAACTAGTCGTCCATCTTTATTAATGGATCTCAATTCATCTGGAGAAGATATAGCAACCAAAGATCATCAACATTGCAAAAACACTCAACAACCTCTTTGGCCTTATGAATTCCTGGCTTCTCATCAGATGGtgtcttcttctccaataactaTGTCCATTTCTCCAGTGGCAGTAGCACTTGATTTGGAGCTAAGTCTAGCAGCTCCAAGAAATGCGGATAAAAACAAGCCAAATACCTTTCTAATTGGACCTATTCCTGTTACTTAG